A genomic window from Candidatus Pelagisphaera phototrophica includes:
- a CDS encoding HDOD domain-containing protein, whose amino-acid sequence MLDAINRVGFREVFKLVGLAAASDFFSSLDNTYRIDSSTMWENALSCGPAMESITQKIGRDEQEYCTLGLLRSMGKTLIDICAQKESESCRYPIAKRPPLLKWEQDSFGITNPALAGFLLSTWNYSPETVSAIQSQYGTNPSSPKNEAAIVLTLAGSLAELGRPLHGDSNYWISSEEHSEKLGLTAEDIEDTLDSVRTRL is encoded by the coding sequence ATATTAGACGCCATCAACCGGGTAGGATTTCGAGAGGTTTTCAAACTGGTGGGGTTGGCGGCAGCATCGGACTTCTTTTCGTCCCTAGACAACACCTACCGCATCGACAGTTCCACAATGTGGGAAAACGCCTTGAGCTGCGGGCCCGCGATGGAGTCGATCACCCAGAAAATCGGGCGCGACGAGCAGGAATACTGCACCTTGGGCCTCCTTCGCTCCATGGGTAAAACCCTCATCGATATCTGTGCCCAAAAGGAATCAGAATCTTGCCGCTATCCAATCGCTAAACGGCCTCCACTGCTCAAATGGGAACAGGATAGCTTTGGCATCACAAATCCAGCCCTAGCCGGTTTCCTCCTTTCCACTTGGAATTATTCTCCAGAGACCGTCTCGGCGATCCAATCACAGTATGGGACAAATCCGTCCTCCCCCAAAAACGAGGCCGCGATAGTCCTGACCCTCGCCGGATCGCTGGCCGAGCTGGGCCGGCCATTGCATGGGGATTCCAATTACTGGATTAGCTCCGAAGAGCACTCTGAAAAACTAGGCCTAACGGCGGAAGATATTGAGGACACCCTCGACAGCGTAAGAACTCGACTGTAA